A stretch of Schistocerca americana isolate TAMUIC-IGC-003095 chromosome 3, iqSchAmer2.1, whole genome shotgun sequence DNA encodes these proteins:
- the LOC124606746 gene encoding uncharacterized protein LOC124606746, protein MALVNEHTGNPTTPHSQTHGINKSLLTPCRRVGLKRKSPTVSPSCSFVSGQNLSTPDKNEGSDELLSKAKCVTPNSFKSAETPKRDVKSTETPKRGEGPQKTVTSKKEHRVRRRGTQAQLRDAVENETVSPDVDNRSSKTDVTEIANSTSVDTDFEIVYDQKTLADLERNVAAKEDKVQSLRVAQLYRKKHDLTKLRESICKWKAGCQSALQDLLEMTHEQGHKVTMMQLLSHLGIPPTLIGYEPEQDEFT, encoded by the exons ATGGCTTTGGTTAATGAGCATACGGGTAATCCTAcaacaccacactctcaaactCATGGCATAAATAAATCGCTCCTTACTCCTTGCAGACGTGTAGGCCTCAAAAGAAAATCTCCCACTGTTTCTCCCAGTTGTTCTTTTGTAAGTGGTCAAAATTTAAGTACACCtgataaaaatgagggaagtgaTGAATTACTGTCAAAGGCGAAATGTGTGACACCAAACAGTTTCAAATCTGCAGAAACCCCGAAGAGAGACGTAAAGTCCACAGAAACGCCGAAAAGAGGTGAAGGCCCACAGAAAACTGTTACAAGCAAAAAAGAGCATCGTGTGAGGCGGAGAGGCACGCAGGCGCAACTGCGAGACGCAGTTGAAAATGAAACTGTAAGCCCAGACGTAGATAACCGTAGTTCGAAAACTGATGTTACAGAGATTGCAAACAGTACGAGTGTTGATACTGATTTCGAAATAGTTTACGATCAGAAAACACTGgccgatttagaaagaaatgtagcCGCGAAAGAGGATAAAGTGCAGTCGCTGAGAGTTGCTCAGCTCTATCGGAAAAAG CATGATTTGACAAAGCTAAGGGAATCCATCTGTAAATGGAAAGCTGGATGTCAGAGTGCTCTTCAGGATTTATTAGAAATGACACATGAACAAGGACATAAAGTAACTATGATGCAGCTGTTGTCACATCTTGGAATACCACCTACTTTGATAGGATATGAACCCGAACAGGATGAATTTACATGA